From a single Streptomyces liliifuscus genomic region:
- a CDS encoding DUF3311 domain-containing protein: MAPTGHHRLRRVAIAVLLLAPAAGLLWVPWYAGESPRLAGTPFFYWYQLAWVPGCCLCLLAAYALTRHDRHDP, translated from the coding sequence ATGGCACCCACGGGTCATCACCGGCTACGGCGCGTCGCGATCGCCGTACTGCTCCTCGCGCCCGCCGCGGGTCTGCTGTGGGTGCCCTGGTACGCCGGCGAGAGCCCACGGCTCGCCGGGACGCCGTTCTTCTACTGGTACCAGCTCGCCTGGGTGCCGGGCTGCTGCCTGTGCCTCCTGGCCGCGTACGCACTGACCAGGCACGACCGCCACGACCCCTAG
- a CDS encoding carbon starvation CstA family protein, whose product MPTSVMPESGRPAPEEPPPARSRMTPGSMLLWAAVALIGAIGWGVLALARGEEISAVWLVVAALGSYAIAYRFYSRFVARRVLKPDDRRATPAERLEDGVDFQPTDRRVLLGHHFAAIAGAGPLVGPVLAAQMGYLPGTLWIVAGVIFAGAVQDMVVLFLSMRRDGKSLGQMAREEIGRAGGAAALIAVFAIMIILLGVLALVVVNALAHSPWGTFSVAMTIPIALFMGFWLHRIRPGRVVETSLIGVALLLLAIVGGSWVQESSLADTFTLSPTTLVFCLVGYGFVASVLPVWMLLAPRDYLSTFMKIGTIALLAVGVIVAAPVLRTDAVSDFASSGTGPVFAGSLFPFLFITIACGALSGFHALVASGTTPKLIQKESQVRMIGYGAMLMESFVAIMALIAAATLEPGLYYAMNAPAGLLGTTAESASQAVAGLGFTITPDQLTQAAKAVEEQTLIARSGGAPTLAVGMSEIFSGVFGGSSMKAFWYHFAIMFEALFILTTVDAGTRVGRFMLQDMLGNVWKPIGRVNWKPGIWLCSALVVAAWGYFLHSGATDPLGGINQLFPLFGIANQLLAAIALTVCTTVLVKSGRLRWAWVTGVPLAWVVAITFTAGWQKIFSADPRVGFFAQRERYADGIDAGQVLPPAKTLDDMHTVVTNSTVDGVLIALFLLLVAVVIVNAAVVCVRAVRSPVPLPTTETPYVESRIDLPEQSAEPLAGART is encoded by the coding sequence ATGCCCACGTCAGTCATGCCCGAATCCGGCCGCCCGGCGCCGGAAGAGCCGCCGCCCGCACGTTCCCGGATGACTCCGGGGTCGATGCTGCTGTGGGCCGCGGTCGCCCTGATCGGCGCGATTGGCTGGGGCGTCCTCGCGCTGGCCCGCGGTGAGGAGATCTCCGCGGTCTGGCTGGTGGTGGCCGCCCTCGGCTCGTACGCCATCGCCTACCGCTTCTACTCCCGCTTCGTCGCGCGGCGCGTGCTGAAGCCCGACGACCGGCGGGCCACCCCTGCCGAACGCCTGGAGGACGGAGTCGACTTCCAGCCGACCGACCGCCGGGTGCTGCTCGGCCACCACTTCGCTGCGATCGCCGGCGCCGGTCCGCTGGTGGGGCCGGTGCTCGCGGCCCAGATGGGGTATCTGCCCGGCACCCTGTGGATCGTCGCCGGAGTGATCTTCGCCGGGGCGGTGCAGGACATGGTGGTGCTGTTCCTGTCCATGCGGCGGGACGGCAAATCGCTCGGGCAGATGGCCCGGGAGGAGATCGGCAGGGCGGGCGGGGCCGCGGCCCTGATCGCCGTCTTCGCCATCATGATCATCCTGCTCGGGGTGCTCGCCCTGGTCGTGGTCAACGCGCTCGCCCACTCACCCTGGGGCACCTTCTCGGTCGCCATGACCATCCCCATCGCCCTGTTCATGGGCTTCTGGCTGCACCGCATCCGGCCGGGCCGGGTCGTCGAGACCAGCCTGATCGGAGTGGCGCTGCTGCTTCTCGCCATCGTGGGCGGCAGCTGGGTCCAGGAGTCCTCGCTCGCCGACACCTTCACCCTCAGCCCGACGACCCTTGTCTTCTGTCTCGTCGGCTACGGCTTCGTCGCCTCCGTGCTGCCCGTGTGGATGCTGCTCGCACCGCGCGACTACCTCTCCACCTTCATGAAGATCGGCACCATCGCGCTCCTCGCGGTCGGCGTGATCGTGGCCGCGCCCGTGCTGCGGACCGACGCGGTCAGCGACTTCGCCTCCTCCGGCACGGGCCCGGTCTTCGCCGGATCCCTCTTCCCGTTCCTCTTCATCACCATCGCGTGCGGCGCGCTCTCCGGCTTCCACGCACTGGTCGCCTCCGGGACCACCCCCAAGCTGATCCAGAAGGAGTCCCAGGTCCGCATGATCGGCTACGGCGCCATGCTGATGGAGTCGTTCGTCGCGATCATGGCGCTGATCGCGGCCGCCACCCTGGAACCCGGCCTGTACTACGCGATGAACGCGCCCGCCGGACTGCTCGGCACGACGGCCGAGTCCGCCTCCCAGGCAGTGGCGGGCCTCGGCTTCACCATCACCCCCGACCAACTGACACAGGCGGCCAAGGCGGTCGAGGAACAGACCCTCATCGCCCGCTCGGGCGGAGCACCGACCCTCGCCGTCGGCATGTCGGAGATCTTCTCCGGCGTCTTCGGCGGCAGCTCGATGAAGGCCTTCTGGTATCACTTCGCGATCATGTTCGAGGCGCTGTTCATCCTGACCACGGTCGACGCCGGCACCCGCGTCGGACGCTTCATGCTCCAGGACATGCTCGGCAACGTCTGGAAGCCGATCGGCCGGGTCAACTGGAAGCCCGGCATCTGGCTGTGCAGCGCACTCGTCGTCGCGGCCTGGGGCTACTTCCTCCACTCCGGCGCCACCGACCCCCTGGGCGGAATCAACCAGCTCTTCCCGCTCTTCGGCATCGCCAACCAGCTCCTCGCCGCCATCGCCCTCACCGTCTGCACGACCGTCCTCGTCAAGTCCGGGCGGCTGCGCTGGGCCTGGGTCACCGGTGTCCCGCTGGCCTGGGTGGTCGCGATCACCTTCACCGCCGGCTGGCAGAAGATCTTCTCCGCCGACCCGCGCGTCGGCTTCTTCGCCCAGCGCGAGCGGTACGCCGACGGCATCGACGCCGGTCAGGTCCTGCCGCCGGCCAAGACCCTCGACGACATGCACACCGTGGTCACCAACTCCACGGTCGACGGCGTCCTGATCGCCCTGTTCCTGCTCCTGGTCGCCGTGGTGATCGTCAACGCGGCCGTGGTCTGCGTACGCGCCGTACGGTCCCCCGTCCCGCTGCCGACGACCGAGACGCCGTACGTCGAGTCCCGTATCGACCTCCCGGAGCAGTCCGCCGAACCGCTGGCGGGAGCCCGGACATGA
- a CDS encoding YbdD/YjiX family protein, giving the protein MSVRRWARAVRWYLRELTGEAEYDRYCERQLRHHPLAPLPTPREYQTLRARHREDHPQSRCC; this is encoded by the coding sequence ATGAGCGTCCGTCGATGGGCGCGGGCCGTGCGCTGGTACCTGCGCGAGCTGACCGGGGAGGCGGAGTACGACCGCTACTGCGAGCGTCAGCTGCGCCACCACCCACTCGCGCCGCTGCCGACTCCCCGTGAGTACCAGACGCTGCGAGCCCGGCACCGGGAGGACCATCCACAGAGCCGCTGCTGCTGA